In Stigmatella aurantiaca, one DNA window encodes the following:
- a CDS encoding DUF4384 domain-containing protein — protein MNRFDTLRASREAGHPPGRVLDELAFAPGEAIRASEPARHVSACAACQARIAALREERARFLRARPARAFAARVLEQAARPSWWERPRLWALAMVPALALVALALQGALPGPGASSGSASIRYKGAAPVRWEVLVSREGQPAVAFPEGMPLREGDVLRFRVVLPERGYVFIANLDEAGQFTRYYPADSAHAVALEPGEHVLPGSVVLDDVQGEERVMVFVSPTPLEAQEVEAAVRQAFERAGGLRFEDPGLPVPSASHVHVKEAR, from the coding sequence ATGAACCGCTTCGATACCCTGCGTGCCTCCCGTGAGGCGGGCCACCCTCCGGGGCGGGTTCTCGATGAGCTGGCCTTCGCGCCCGGGGAAGCGATCCGGGCCTCCGAGCCTGCGCGCCACGTGAGCGCCTGTGCGGCCTGCCAGGCCCGGATCGCGGCCTTGCGAGAAGAACGTGCCCGTTTCCTACGGGCCCGTCCCGCGCGGGCTTTCGCTGCCCGGGTGCTGGAGCAGGCCGCACGTCCGTCCTGGTGGGAGCGCCCCAGGCTGTGGGCGTTGGCGATGGTGCCCGCGCTGGCGCTCGTTGCCCTGGCGCTTCAAGGCGCGCTTCCCGGGCCCGGTGCCTCCAGCGGGTCCGCGTCCATTCGATACAAGGGCGCGGCCCCGGTGCGCTGGGAGGTGCTCGTCAGCCGCGAGGGACAGCCTGCGGTGGCCTTCCCGGAGGGCATGCCCTTGCGTGAGGGAGACGTGTTGCGCTTCCGGGTGGTGCTGCCGGAGCGGGGCTACGTCTTCATCGCCAACCTGGACGAGGCGGGGCAGTTCACCCGCTATTACCCCGCGGACAGCGCGCACGCGGTGGCCCTGGAGCCTGGCGAGCATGTTTTGCCGGGCAGTGTCGTCCTGGATGACGTGCAGGGCGAAGAGCGGGTGATGGTGTTTGTCAGCCCCACGCCGCTGGAGGCCCAGGAGGTCGAGGCCGCGGTGCGCCAGGCCTTCGAGCGGGCGGGGGGCTTGAGGTTCGAGGATCCCGGGCTGCCGGTTCCGTCGGCGTCGCATGTCCACGTCAAGGAGGCGCGATGA
- a CDS encoding DUF692 family multinuclear iron-containing protein, which produces MGETMARGGVVRSQEAWTLPWRGLGLSSNLNASDSPHPYRLLDASPGLFDFVEYSAPLSLEETRAHATLYPEMAGRLGQVPVLFHPVHLNLYGPERESAQALADLEAHAQAVGSAWVGNDVGWWHAGGQSFPGYLYLPPPLTLEGLEDCVAHALHVQAGLGRPLALENPAVFARRGDMHVLDFMAGLHARTGLPLLIDVGHLFSYQLSAGLPLEVGWDGFPFEQVIELHLAGGVVTRRGSRGFYVDDHTQPVRDELFTLLERLLARCPSLRAVTFEGDGHPPEVARLTLERLRRWIPAEPRPPLALKPPAEVPVPALRNASKPWELFELGYGARPPEPRDDPEGSVAETDFRLAVVAEQLDRTYPLSRLLLAGTRDTLRAFTASPEFRELFQGLGRSLEHAFLSYARRHLRAQPDEGGSAALSFEVFLPSVMQRPHAPPGPGEVGLAADAGVGAFAADLSELVYTARALRRHLTGRAWACEVLEVSGLESLAQTARRVVLRPWRFAVRRRAGHLEVQTAPAPLLEMLRTLAAGPLQEAALPPALLAEALGRGWVRRGA; this is translated from the coding sequence ATGGGCGAGACGATGGCAAGAGGAGGGGTGGTGCGTTCCCAAGAAGCATGGACGCTGCCGTGGCGGGGCTTGGGCTTGAGCAGCAACCTGAATGCCAGCGATTCGCCCCATCCCTACCGGCTGCTCGACGCGTCTCCCGGGCTCTTCGACTTCGTGGAGTACAGCGCTCCGCTGTCGCTGGAGGAGACCCGGGCGCACGCCACGCTGTACCCCGAGATGGCCGGGCGCCTGGGGCAGGTGCCAGTGCTCTTCCACCCGGTGCACCTCAACCTCTATGGCCCCGAGCGTGAGAGCGCCCAGGCCCTGGCGGACCTGGAGGCGCACGCGCAGGCCGTGGGCAGTGCCTGGGTGGGCAACGATGTGGGCTGGTGGCACGCGGGCGGCCAGTCCTTTCCGGGCTACCTCTACCTGCCCCCGCCGCTTACCCTGGAGGGCCTGGAGGACTGTGTGGCGCACGCCCTCCATGTCCAGGCGGGGCTCGGCCGGCCGCTGGCGCTGGAGAACCCCGCGGTCTTTGCCCGGCGCGGGGACATGCACGTGCTCGACTTCATGGCCGGGCTGCACGCGCGCACGGGGCTCCCGCTCCTCATTGATGTGGGGCACCTCTTCAGCTACCAGCTCTCCGCGGGCCTGCCCCTGGAGGTGGGATGGGACGGCTTTCCCTTCGAGCAGGTCATCGAGCTGCACCTTGCCGGCGGGGTGGTGACGCGCCGGGGCTCCCGCGGCTTCTACGTGGATGACCACACCCAGCCGGTGCGTGACGAGCTGTTCACCCTGCTGGAGCGCCTCCTGGCGCGCTGCCCCTCGCTGCGTGCGGTCACCTTCGAGGGGGATGGCCACCCGCCCGAGGTGGCCCGGCTGACCCTGGAGCGCCTGCGCCGGTGGATTCCCGCGGAGCCCCGTCCCCCCTTGGCCCTCAAGCCCCCGGCGGAGGTGCCCGTCCCCGCGCTGCGCAACGCCAGCAAGCCCTGGGAGCTGTTCGAGCTGGGCTACGGCGCCCGGCCTCCGGAGCCCCGCGATGATCCCGAGGGCAGCGTGGCGGAGACGGACTTCCGGCTGGCGGTGGTGGCCGAGCAGCTCGACCGCACCTACCCGTTGAGCCGCCTGCTGCTGGCGGGGACGCGCGACACCCTCCGGGCTTTCACGGCGTCCCCGGAGTTCCGGGAGCTGTTCCAGGGCCTGGGCCGTTCCCTGGAGCATGCGTTCCTGAGCTATGCCCGGCGGCACCTGCGGGCCCAGCCGGACGAGGGGGGCTCGGCGGCGCTGTCCTTCGAGGTGTTCCTGCCCAGCGTGATGCAGCGGCCCCATGCCCCTCCGGGGCCCGGAGAGGTGGGGCTGGCGGCCGACGCCGGGGTGGGGGCCTTCGCGGCGGACCTGTCCGAGCTCGTCTACACGGCCCGGGCGCTCCGGCGGCACCTCACCGGGCGGGCGTGGGCCTGCGAGGTGCTGGAGGTGAGCGGGTTGGAGTCCCTGGCCCAGACGGCCCGGCGGGTGGTGCTCCGGCCGTGGCGCTTCGCCGTGCGCCGGAGGGCCGGGCACCTGGAGGTGCAGACGGCCCCGGCCCCCCTGCTGGAGATGCTGCGCACCCTGGCCGCCGGGCCCCTCCAGGAGGCGGCGCTGCCTCCGGCGCTGCTTGCCGAGGCCCTGGGCCGTGGGTGGGTGCGCCGGGGCGCCTGA
- a CDS encoding class I SAM-dependent DNA methyltransferase, whose amino-acid sequence MFHRRGPTFFELAHQCLSSVEHGYDLLAPKFDHTPFRTPEVVLQKTLEQVGPPGSIDRALDVGCGTGSAMRHLRPLCRQEVVGVDLSRGMLEEARRRQADAPGEASLTFVQGNALEMTYEAEFDAVTSFGAFGHFLEEDQPRLVRCIARALRPGGRFVFVTAKPPPVLSASYWIGRGFNAAMHVRNALRKPPFIMYYLMFLVPRARELLEAHGFEVEVREGLLPRPFFGYCIVVATKR is encoded by the coding sequence ATGTTCCATCGCAGGGGCCCTACCTTTTTCGAGCTGGCCCACCAGTGTCTGTCCTCCGTCGAGCACGGGTACGATCTGCTCGCGCCCAAGTTCGACCACACACCCTTCCGGACCCCGGAGGTGGTGCTGCAAAAGACCCTGGAGCAGGTGGGCCCCCCGGGCTCCATCGATCGGGCGTTGGACGTGGGGTGCGGCACGGGGTCGGCGATGCGCCACCTGCGCCCGCTGTGCCGCCAGGAGGTGGTGGGCGTGGACCTCAGCCGCGGAATGTTGGAGGAAGCCCGCCGCCGCCAGGCGGATGCCCCCGGCGAGGCCTCGCTGACCTTCGTCCAGGGCAACGCGCTGGAGATGACCTACGAGGCGGAGTTCGACGCCGTGACGAGCTTCGGCGCCTTTGGCCACTTCCTGGAGGAAGACCAGCCCCGGCTGGTGCGGTGCATCGCCCGGGCCCTGCGGCCGGGGGGCCGCTTCGTCTTCGTCACCGCCAAGCCGCCTCCGGTGCTCAGCGCCAGCTACTGGATTGGCCGGGGCTTCAACGCGGCGATGCACGTGCGCAACGCGCTCCGGAAGCCCCCCTTCATCATGTACTACCTGATGTTCCTCGTCCCCCGCGCCCGGGAGCTGCTGGAGGCGCACGGCTTCGAGGTGGAGGTGCGCGAAGGCCTGCTGCCCCGCCCCTTCTTCGGCTACTGCATCGTCGTCGCCACCAAGCGGTGA
- the udk gene encoding uridine kinase, which translates to MSSPLVVGIAGGTASGKTTVARKVREALADCRVAFIDQDSYYRDLKDMPLEDRRQVNFDHPDAFDTELLVEHLKQLRSGQAIQKPAYDFRTSSRLESTVLVEPGDIILIEGILVLHMKEVRDQMGVKIYVDADDDLRILRRLTRDIKDRGRDFDHVVGQYLRHVRPMHMGFVEPSKHFADIIIPHGGNNDIAIGMLVGALRARLAAPPPSR; encoded by the coding sequence ATGTCGTCACCCCTCGTCGTTGGAATCGCGGGCGGAACCGCGTCCGGCAAGACGACCGTCGCCCGGAAGGTTCGCGAGGCGCTGGCCGACTGCCGGGTGGCCTTCATCGATCAGGACTCGTACTACCGGGACCTGAAGGACATGCCGCTGGAGGACCGGCGGCAGGTGAACTTCGATCACCCGGATGCCTTCGACACGGAGCTGCTCGTCGAGCACCTGAAGCAGCTGCGCTCCGGCCAGGCCATCCAGAAGCCCGCCTATGACTTCCGGACGTCCTCCCGTCTGGAGAGCACCGTGCTGGTGGAGCCCGGGGACATCATCCTCATCGAGGGCATCCTCGTGCTCCACATGAAGGAGGTGCGCGACCAGATGGGCGTGAAGATCTACGTCGATGCCGACGATGACCTTCGCATCCTCCGGCGGCTCACCCGCGACATCAAGGACCGCGGCCGGGACTTCGATCACGTGGTGGGCCAGTACCTGCGGCACGTGCGCCCCATGCACATGGGCTTCGTGGAGCCCTCCAAGCACTTCGCCGACATCATCATCCCGCACGGCGGCAACAACGACATCGCCATCGGGATGCTGGTGGGCGCGCTCCGGGCACGGCTCGCCGCGCCCCCCCCATCGCGGTAG
- a CDS encoding ABC transporter permease, whose translation MSFRVDVVEGGRIALFSLKANRMRTVLTTVGIGIGVATLLAIVGIIQGLNASFDRQLATIGSNNLFISKFPWVMAGDWWVYRNRKNFTLAQLEQIRAQSTYLTAISPVVGRAADVAHGEEQLSTVTINGVTNEYLSISGFEVTSGRFLTEADNETTRAVAVLGADVASGLFPGVSPVGQTVRIDGRPFLVVGTLSRKGMMLDNNQDLTVMVPFKTFYALFGKQRSFSMALSVRSTEDVNRAEDQLIGILRRVRNTPPGAPDDFSINRPEMLANTYQQLTGALYGVAVGVGFITLLVGGIGIMNIMLVSVRERTREIGIRRALGARKRTIVLQFLMEASAVSAVGGALGTLVGLGTAKVVSLITPLAAEVQLVTVVAGVGFAALVGLLFGIWPAARAANLDPVEALRYE comes from the coding sequence ATGAGCTTCCGCGTGGACGTGGTGGAGGGGGGACGCATCGCGCTCTTCTCGCTGAAGGCCAACCGGATGCGCACGGTGCTCACGACGGTGGGCATCGGCATCGGGGTGGCCACCCTGCTGGCCATCGTCGGCATCATCCAGGGGCTCAACGCGTCCTTCGACCGCCAGCTGGCCACCATCGGCTCCAACAACCTCTTCATCTCCAAGTTTCCCTGGGTGATGGCGGGCGACTGGTGGGTGTACCGCAACCGCAAGAACTTCACCCTGGCGCAGCTGGAGCAGATCCGCGCGCAGTCCACCTACCTCACCGCCATCTCCCCCGTGGTGGGGCGCGCGGCGGACGTGGCCCACGGGGAGGAGCAGCTCTCCACCGTGACCATCAACGGGGTGACGAACGAGTACCTGTCCATCTCTGGCTTCGAGGTCACCTCGGGCCGCTTCCTCACCGAGGCGGACAACGAGACGACGCGAGCCGTGGCCGTGCTCGGGGCGGATGTGGCCTCGGGGCTCTTTCCCGGGGTCAGCCCCGTGGGGCAGACGGTGCGCATCGACGGGCGGCCCTTCCTGGTGGTGGGCACGCTGTCGCGCAAGGGCATGATGCTGGACAACAACCAGGATCTGACCGTGATGGTGCCGTTCAAGACGTTCTACGCCCTGTTCGGCAAGCAGCGCTCCTTCAGCATGGCGCTCTCCGTGCGGAGCACGGAGGACGTGAACCGCGCGGAGGATCAGCTCATCGGCATCCTGCGGCGGGTGCGCAACACGCCGCCCGGAGCGCCGGACGACTTCTCCATCAACCGTCCGGAGATGCTGGCCAACACCTACCAGCAGCTCACCGGCGCGCTCTATGGCGTGGCGGTGGGGGTGGGCTTCATCACGCTGCTGGTGGGAGGCATCGGCATCATGAACATCATGCTGGTGTCCGTGCGCGAGCGGACGCGGGAGATCGGCATCCGCCGGGCGCTCGGGGCCCGCAAGCGCACCATCGTGCTGCAGTTCCTGATGGAGGCCTCGGCCGTGTCGGCGGTGGGCGGCGCGCTGGGCACGCTCGTGGGGCTGGGCACGGCGAAGGTCGTCTCCCTTATCACCCCGCTGGCGGCGGAGGTGCAACTCGTCACCGTGGTGGCGGGCGTGGGCTTCGCCGCGCTGGTGGGCTTGCTGTTTGGCATCTGGCCGGCGGCCCGCGCGGCCAACCTCGACCCGGTGGAAGCGTTGCGCTACGAGTAG
- a CDS encoding alpha/beta fold hydrolase, with protein sequence MIQATGTYLLTIPLPLEEGGLLDGTQVAYESYGEPSGENSVVLLHDLAQSHRALGPVEDSAYQPSGWGRELIGDRRPLDPSSLHILSPNLLGSPFGTTSPLTEDPYTGQRLGPALPLLTVMDMARVLSAFMRGVGLKRVRALVGVGLGGLVALRLAALFPELTAGVVVIGAARALPEPLRDRMGMFHQMLWMDPEFREGFYTPDAGPRRTLRKLRLEYLRLLYGRELLTARYRDIAAAEQALEADAEAFAATFDANAWSLLCTAYAGCDLTEFLPKIQAQVLLITGASDLLAPPARVRETYHLLSASGIQTRYHELQGAGDHGALLTETRRLHGPVRDFLRRLR encoded by the coding sequence GTGATCCAGGCCACGGGCACCTACCTGTTGACAATACCGCTCCCCCTCGAAGAGGGCGGGCTGCTGGACGGCACCCAGGTGGCCTACGAGAGCTACGGCGAACCGTCCGGCGAGAACTCGGTGGTGTTGCTGCATGATCTCGCCCAGTCGCACCGCGCGCTCGGGCCCGTGGAGGACTCCGCGTATCAGCCCTCGGGGTGGGGCCGGGAGCTGATCGGCGACCGCCGCCCGCTGGATCCCTCCAGCCTGCACATCCTCTCCCCGAACCTGCTCGGCAGCCCCTTTGGCACCACCTCGCCGCTCACGGAGGACCCCTACACCGGCCAGCGGCTGGGGCCCGCGCTGCCCCTGCTGACGGTGATGGACATGGCGCGCGTGCTCTCCGCGTTCATGCGCGGCGTGGGGCTCAAGCGGGTCCGGGCCCTGGTGGGCGTGGGGCTGGGGGGCCTGGTGGCGCTGCGGCTCGCGGCCCTGTTCCCCGAGCTGACCGCCGGGGTGGTCGTCATCGGCGCGGCGCGGGCGCTGCCCGAGCCGCTGCGGGACCGGATGGGCATGTTCCACCAGATGCTCTGGATGGATCCGGAGTTCCGCGAGGGCTTCTACACCCCGGACGCCGGGCCTCGCCGGACGCTGCGCAAGCTGCGGCTGGAGTACCTGCGGCTGCTGTATGGCCGCGAGCTGCTCACCGCGCGGTACCGGGACATCGCCGCCGCCGAGCAGGCGCTGGAGGCGGACGCCGAGGCGTTCGCGGCCACCTTCGATGCGAACGCCTGGTCGCTGCTGTGCACCGCCTACGCGGGGTGCGACTTGACGGAGTTCCTGCCCAAGATTCAGGCCCAGGTGCTGCTCATCACCGGGGCCTCGGACCTGCTGGCGCCGCCCGCGCGGGTGCGGGAGACGTACCACCTGCTGAGCGCCTCGGGCATCCAGACGCGCTACCACGAGCTACAGGGCGCCGGAGACCACGGGGCCCTGCTCACCGAGACCCGGCGCCTGCACGGCCCCGTGCGGGACTTCCTGCGCCGGTTGCGCTGA
- a CDS encoding ABC transporter permease, producing MRAFLDNLRLALGTFLGNPLRSLLTLLGIVIGVTTVITMMALIEGLRLKVNKDLSQLGANTFMATKWPTGFGRFNWQKYARRPALTSEDAHAIELSCPSVMSVAASDDEGGQKIVTSTQETRPSVRVYGATPEYLDTSGITVASGRFFGESEAVDGRHVAVVGLDVADALFPGQNPLGHEVRVKGRPFTIIGVLQRRGSFLGMMSMDNLVIVPLRSFQQLYGKARSLDLNIQAQGADLVNKAKDEVETLLRRRRDVAPLAENDFELHTNESMTQTFNQLSQVITIAGFGVCLLSLVVGGIGILNIMLVSVTERTKEIGIRKALGARKRRILGQFATEAVLLSLVGGAIGVGLGFGLAFLGRWMLGFPTLVPPWAVALSLGMSSGVGLIFGIYPAVRAARLDPVEAMRSD from the coding sequence ATGCGCGCCTTTCTCGACAACCTTCGTCTGGCCCTGGGAACGTTCCTGGGTAACCCGCTGCGCTCGCTGCTGACGCTGCTGGGCATCGTCATTGGCGTCACCACCGTCATCACGATGATGGCCCTCATCGAGGGGCTGCGCCTCAAGGTGAACAAGGACCTGTCGCAGCTGGGCGCCAACACCTTCATGGCCACGAAGTGGCCCACGGGTTTTGGACGGTTCAACTGGCAGAAGTATGCCCGGCGCCCCGCGCTCACCTCGGAGGATGCCCACGCCATCGAGCTGTCGTGTCCCTCGGTGATGTCGGTGGCGGCCTCCGATGACGAGGGAGGCCAGAAGATCGTCACCTCCACCCAGGAGACGCGGCCGTCGGTGCGCGTCTACGGCGCGACGCCCGAGTACCTGGACACCAGCGGCATCACCGTGGCCTCCGGCCGGTTCTTCGGCGAGTCCGAGGCCGTGGATGGGCGCCACGTCGCGGTGGTGGGGCTGGATGTGGCGGATGCGCTGTTCCCCGGGCAGAACCCCCTCGGCCACGAGGTTCGCGTGAAGGGGCGGCCCTTCACCATCATCGGGGTGTTGCAGCGGCGCGGCAGCTTCCTGGGGATGATGAGCATGGACAACCTCGTCATCGTGCCGCTGCGCTCCTTCCAGCAGCTCTATGGGAAGGCGCGCTCCCTGGACCTCAACATCCAGGCGCAGGGCGCGGACCTGGTGAACAAGGCGAAGGACGAGGTGGAAACGCTGCTGCGCCGCCGGCGCGACGTGGCGCCGCTCGCGGAGAACGACTTCGAGCTGCACACCAACGAGTCGATGACGCAGACCTTCAACCAGCTCTCGCAGGTCATCACCATCGCGGGCTTTGGCGTGTGTCTGCTGTCGCTGGTGGTGGGCGGCATCGGCATCCTGAACATCATGCTGGTGTCGGTGACGGAGCGGACCAAGGAGATTGGCATCCGCAAGGCCCTGGGGGCTCGCAAGCGGCGCATCCTCGGCCAGTTCGCCACCGAGGCGGTGCTGCTGTCGCTGGTGGGCGGGGCCATCGGCGTGGGGCTGGGGTTCGGCCTGGCCTTCCTGGGCCGGTGGATGCTTGGCTTTCCCACGCTGGTGCCGCCCTGGGCGGTGGCGCTCTCGCTGGGCATGAGCTCCGGGGTGGGGCTCATCTTCGGCATCTACCCCGCGGTACGCGCGGCCCGGTTGGATCCCGTGGAGGCCATGCGCTCGGACTGA
- a CDS encoding RNA polymerase sigma factor, producing MDASAIEQWYALYGYAVHRRCVRLLQSEAEADDALHEVFLRAWRYAHTLRDGQPLPWLYRIADRHCMDLLSRRARHVSTEEGKVPHSEEAVASETPEQMYLFGQVLAACKERVRDTAVLYYLDELTQEEVAEHLGCSRKTVKERLAQFKEVALRLLSGVRPQRGTG from the coding sequence ATGGACGCGTCGGCGATCGAGCAATGGTATGCGTTGTATGGGTATGCCGTGCATCGGCGGTGCGTCCGTTTGCTCCAGTCCGAGGCCGAGGCGGATGATGCCTTGCACGAGGTCTTCCTGCGCGCCTGGCGCTACGCGCACACCCTCCGGGACGGGCAGCCGCTGCCCTGGCTCTACCGCATCGCGGACCGGCATTGCATGGACCTGCTGAGCCGCCGGGCGCGGCATGTGTCCACGGAGGAGGGGAAGGTGCCCCATTCGGAGGAGGCCGTGGCCTCGGAGACGCCGGAGCAGATGTACCTCTTCGGCCAGGTGCTCGCGGCCTGCAAGGAGCGCGTGCGGGACACCGCCGTCCTCTACTACCTGGATGAGCTGACGCAGGAAGAGGTGGCCGAGCACCTGGGGTGCTCACGCAAGACGGTGAAGGAGCGGCTGGCCCAGTTCAAGGAGGTGGCCCTCCGGCTGCTATCAGGCGTGCGGCCCCAGCGAGGAACGGGATGA
- a CDS encoding matrixin family metalloprotease yields MLFTPAAWASTQMALDVPALTQGADWVVQGRVLRTQPHWIPGTGRLVTTVEVSVGEVLKGTVTHPSVQVLLPGGTLGGIRQHVSGAPAFAPSEEVVVFLKQGSEGPHLVGLSQGSFRVLRSAPDGHVKATSMLAADLQLIDPLSLQPVSPAPRTVDLQTLRKEVLAVAAAEDSPALQPFQSSPGEDGPVPFVRTRVPQEPGAGEEHCLWWPGGSTLTFHQQVCMPGEPDCAARQAAVALALKRWDDALVACASLRLADGPATSSRQVGYSPGGTNENIIVLRDRTCTQPEEPDCWEHHAETLALTTVTFRMPSGEVLDADIELAPWAFVPNSPLSLQGVVTHELGHALGLDHSPDSRSTMYATVTPGEPPRLTLDEGSQQALCTIYPSGAPAVDCGQQVQEQPLRPGDSGCGVATGGGMPALVAGGVLLALRRRRSRSTP; encoded by the coding sequence TTGCTGTTCACGCCCGCCGCCTGGGCCTCGACCCAGATGGCACTGGATGTGCCCGCCCTGACGCAGGGGGCGGATTGGGTGGTCCAGGGCCGGGTGCTGCGCACCCAGCCCCACTGGATTCCCGGCACGGGGCGCCTCGTCACCACCGTCGAGGTGTCCGTGGGGGAGGTGCTGAAGGGCACCGTGACGCACCCCTCGGTCCAGGTGCTCTTGCCGGGCGGCACCCTGGGCGGCATCCGCCAGCACGTCAGCGGCGCGCCCGCCTTTGCTCCCAGTGAGGAGGTGGTGGTCTTCCTGAAGCAGGGGAGCGAGGGCCCCCACCTGGTGGGGCTGTCCCAGGGCAGCTTCCGGGTGCTTCGCTCCGCCCCGGACGGCCATGTGAAGGCCACCTCGATGCTCGCGGCGGACTTGCAGTTGATCGATCCGCTGTCGCTCCAGCCCGTTTCCCCGGCGCCGAGGACGGTGGACCTCCAGACGCTTCGGAAGGAGGTGCTCGCGGTGGCGGCAGCGGAGGACTCCCCGGCCCTCCAGCCCTTTCAGTCCTCCCCCGGGGAAGATGGGCCGGTGCCTTTCGTTAGAACCCGTGTGCCCCAGGAGCCTGGGGCCGGGGAGGAGCACTGCTTGTGGTGGCCTGGGGGCAGCACGCTCACGTTTCATCAGCAGGTCTGCATGCCGGGGGAGCCGGACTGCGCGGCCCGCCAGGCGGCGGTGGCGCTGGCCCTGAAGCGCTGGGATGACGCCCTCGTGGCGTGTGCGAGCCTCCGGCTGGCCGATGGACCCGCCACCTCCTCGCGGCAGGTGGGCTACAGCCCCGGGGGAACGAACGAGAACATCATCGTCCTGCGGGACCGGACCTGCACGCAGCCGGAGGAGCCGGACTGCTGGGAGCACCACGCGGAGACCCTGGCGCTGACGACGGTTACCTTCCGGATGCCCAGTGGTGAAGTGCTCGACGCGGACATCGAACTCGCCCCCTGGGCCTTCGTGCCCAACAGCCCCCTGTCGCTCCAGGGGGTGGTGACGCACGAGCTGGGTCACGCGCTGGGGTTGGACCACTCGCCCGATTCGCGCTCGACGATGTACGCCACGGTGACGCCCGGCGAGCCTCCCCGGCTCACCCTCGATGAGGGCTCTCAACAGGCCCTGTGCACCATCTATCCCAGCGGTGCCCCGGCGGTGGACTGCGGCCAGCAAGTTCAGGAGCAGCCGTTGCGGCCTGGCGACTCGGGGTGCGGTGTGGCCACGGGCGGAGGAATGCCCGCCCTGGTGGCGGGAGGGGTCTTGCTGGCGCTGAGGCGCCGCCGGAGCCGGAGCACGCCATGA